The Halorussus limi genome has a segment encoding these proteins:
- a CDS encoding phosphate uptake regulator PhoU: METRKIQQVGGGTYTVSIPVQWANDHDIEAGNTAYLYTHRDGSLVVRWNEKEHSELATTDIELDDTAPEVAERMLVAAYSAGFKKIQLRNSEGLSSAQRRAIDTCTRGLTGVEITEESTHHVTVQGLLDASDVSIRQSTIQLQYITLSMYQAALDFFAGESTESEHIITRDDEADRIFHLITRHFNRSLLDLAELDQLGITRPQLFEYYVTARQLERIADHAAKIARCVQRTEYTVSEELVTESRAIGENARQIVEDASGAVINAETTGMAHSALEDCEHVVQAARNLDRSLPDRPPEEAYVLTRVLDSIIRTAEYGGNIAEIALRISLRD, translated from the coding sequence ATGGAAACCAGAAAAATCCAACAAGTTGGTGGCGGCACATACACTGTCTCCATCCCTGTTCAGTGGGCGAACGACCACGATATCGAGGCGGGCAATACTGCCTATCTTTACACACATCGTGACGGTTCCCTCGTGGTTCGCTGGAACGAGAAAGAACACAGTGAACTCGCGACAACCGACATCGAACTGGACGATACTGCTCCGGAAGTTGCCGAACGGATGCTAGTAGCCGCGTATTCGGCAGGCTTCAAGAAGATACAGCTTCGCAATTCGGAGGGATTGTCGTCCGCACAGCGACGAGCGATCGACACCTGTACTCGCGGTCTCACGGGTGTTGAGATCACCGAAGAATCGACTCACCACGTAACCGTGCAGGGGTTGTTGGATGCCAGCGACGTCTCGATCCGTCAGTCTACCATTCAGTTACAGTACATCACGCTGTCGATGTACCAGGCCGCATTGGATTTCTTTGCAGGAGAGTCGACTGAATCTGAACACATCATCACCCGGGATGACGAAGCTGATCGTATCTTTCACCTCATTACACGCCATTTCAACCGGTCGCTACTGGATTTGGCAGAACTCGATCAGCTTGGAATTACTCGGCCACAGCTGTTCGAATACTACGTCACGGCACGCCAATTAGAACGAATAGCGGATCATGCAGCCAAGATTGCGCGGTGTGTCCAACGGACCGAGTATACCGTCTCCGAGGAGTTAGTGACCGAATCGAGAGCGATTGGTGAGAATGCTCGTCAGATCGTCGAAGATGCTTCTGGTGCTGTCATAAATGCAGAGACGACAGGGATGGCACACTCGGCGCTCGAGGACTGTGAGCACGTCGTCCAAGCAGCGAGGAACTTAGACCGTTCATTACCTGATCGTCCTCCAGAAGAGGCCTACGTTTTGACCCGTGTTCTTGATAGCATAATTCGCACAGCGGAGTATGGCGGGAATATTGCTGAAATCGCCCTTCGGATATCGCTCCGGGACTAG
- a CDS encoding transposase, whose translation MNSPTYKSRRDVFRRIARQSHVEWPVYDATPLYERSSLDGLESDIRTISQTWFKHDRHESVEKFVCALPLAYFKFDAYDCYAGPTRYEMDTLFRVFVLKELHGWEHETALLEYLENQPELCESLDLETLPDQSTLWRSWHMRFTDALRETVQKAARTILIKAQNVDVAVPREPERNLPDRSHDATDSDPYDQAILDKTGTITKHVSRVVFPAFSLNRGEDCEIPENAYWGLQTYLGLRENLAANEGARSFIHESTRKRTPLGHGHRDQIRDLSIDQIREMYRQAVRQLTDELAETGEFFRAGIVAIDITENDPFTGDRTGHEDEIIGTKEKNDEYAYQWATVQLVGNAVPLVLDARPVRKGESRQEIVVDLLDPAEDLIHVDNVLMDREFDSQHVLEMISQRGLSYVVPKRMQTSEKAQAKRLLQRGQDRHETDRKLHLGKNEWHETTLVYRRKEGSEHDDHRQYSVFMTNRGTGHLTEYGYRWEIESGYKSIKRFMAATTSKDFGLRFFYFAFACLLYSIWRAVDLLVQVELTDEYEHSPIVTADNTLTLVKKETGIG comes from the coding sequence ATGAATTCACCAACTTATAAGTCACGACGAGATGTCTTTCGACGAATTGCTCGGCAATCACATGTGGAGTGGCCGGTATACGACGCGACGCCCCTGTACGAGCGAAGCTCGCTTGACGGTCTAGAATCAGATATTCGGACAATCTCCCAGACCTGGTTCAAACACGACCGCCACGAGTCGGTTGAGAAGTTCGTCTGCGCACTCCCCTTAGCATATTTCAAATTCGACGCATACGACTGCTACGCGGGGCCGACTCGCTACGAGATGGACACTCTCTTTCGCGTGTTCGTCCTGAAGGAACTCCACGGGTGGGAGCACGAGACAGCACTCCTTGAGTACCTCGAAAACCAGCCCGAACTCTGTGAGAGTCTTGATCTAGAGACACTCCCCGACCAATCAACACTCTGGCGTAGTTGGCATATGCGTTTCACTGATGCCCTTCGCGAGACGGTCCAGAAAGCGGCTCGAACGATTCTCATCAAAGCGCAGAACGTGGATGTAGCCGTGCCACGCGAACCAGAACGAAATCTCCCGGATCGAAGCCACGACGCTACTGACTCGGACCCTTACGACCAAGCCATCCTCGACAAGACCGGCACGATTACCAAGCACGTCAGTCGCGTCGTGTTCCCCGCGTTCTCGCTCAATCGTGGCGAGGACTGTGAGATTCCCGAGAACGCCTACTGGGGCTTACAGACCTACTTGGGACTCCGTGAGAACTTGGCCGCCAACGAGGGCGCTCGGAGCTTCATTCACGAGTCGACACGGAAGCGAACACCACTCGGACACGGTCATCGCGACCAGATTCGTGATCTCTCTATCGATCAAATCCGCGAGATGTATCGACAAGCGGTTCGACAACTCACCGACGAGCTCGCAGAGACGGGGGAGTTCTTCCGCGCAGGCATCGTCGCCATCGACATCACCGAGAATGATCCCTTCACGGGCGACCGCACTGGCCACGAAGACGAAATAATCGGGACGAAAGAGAAGAACGATGAGTACGCCTATCAGTGGGCGACCGTCCAGCTGGTCGGCAACGCTGTCCCACTCGTCCTTGATGCCCGCCCGGTACGGAAAGGCGAGTCACGACAGGAGATCGTTGTGGACCTGCTCGACCCCGCTGAGGACCTGATTCACGTCGATAACGTGCTGATGGACCGGGAGTTCGATAGCCAGCACGTCTTGGAGATGATCAGCCAGCGCGGACTGTCGTACGTCGTCCCGAAGCGGATGCAGACCAGCGAGAAAGCCCAGGCCAAGCGGTTGCTCCAACGTGGTCAGGACCGACACGAAACCGACCGGAAGCTCCATCTCGGGAAGAACGAATGGCACGAGACGACGCTGGTCTACCGTCGGAAAGAGGGCTCCGAGCACGATGACCATCGGCAGTATTCGGTGTTCATGACGAATAGAGGGACTGGGCACCTCACGGAGTACGGCTACCGGTGGGAAATCGAGAGTGGCTACAAGTCGATAAAGCGATTCATGGCGGCGACGACGTCGAAGGATTTCGGGCTGCGGTTCTTCTACTTCGCGTTCGCCTGTCTGCTATACTCGATTTGGCGAGCGGTGGACCTGCTGGTACAGGTTGAGTTGACCGATGAGTACGAGCACTCGCCAATTGTGACGGCCGATAACACGCTGACTCTGGTGAAGAAGGAAACGGGAATCGGATAG
- a CDS encoding Fic/DOC family N-terminal domain-containing protein, with translation MGPRIGSREILIEPFIRKETLEASQIEGTHVTLSDIYAYEAGQETFIDEDRRQGTQEIINYLHALTHSRDAITAGKTVTVELLCEMLHRLLSGYAGTKQTLLSRHCSY, from the coding sequence ATTGGCCCTCGCATCGGGTCAAGAGAGATCCTCATTGAACCGTTCATTCGGAAGGAGACACTGGAAGCGTCCCAGATCGAAGGCACTCATGTGACCCTCTCAGATATCTACGCGTATGAAGCAGGACAGGAGACGTTCATCGACGAGGACAGACGACAGGGTACCCAGGAGATCATAAACTACTTGCACGCCCTGACACACAGCCGAGATGCGATAACGGCAGGTAAGACTGTCACCGTCGAGTTGTTGTGTGAGATGCTTCACCGATTGCTCTCGGGGTACGCGGGGACGAAGCAAACCCTATTGTCTCGACACTGTTCCTACTGA
- a CDS encoding transposase encodes MVAIRESRRTVFRRIAQRTHVEWPVYDATPVYDRSTLAGLESDIRTVSQTWFRHDRHVSVENFVCSLPLAYFVFAAHDRYVGATRYEMDTLFRVFVLKECHGWEHETALIEYLERRPALCDQLDLETVPNQSTLWRSWHNRFTAELRSTVETAARTILIKAQNAGVTVPRKPERHLPSRGGKEDESDPDNRTVLDEAAPITDHISRVVFPAFSLNRGDGCEIHENAYWDLQTYLGLRERLAVNEGARSFVYESMRERTPLGHVHREHIRDLSIEQTREMYRQAVDRLLGEVSETEQFFRAGIIAIDITEADSFTGDRTGHEDEIIGTKEKTDEYAYQWATVQLVGNAIPIVLDARPVRRGESRKEIVEDLLNSAEELVHVDNVLMDREFDSQHVLEMISQRGLSYVVPKRMQTSERAQAKRLLQRDDDRYEADRKLHLGNNEWHETTLIYRRKENAEHDDHRQYSVFMSNHGGSFLTEYAYRWEIESGYRSIKRFMAATTSKDFGLRFFYFAFACLLYSIWRAVDALVQVELTGEYEHSPLVTADNTLTLLKKETGIG; translated from the coding sequence GTGGTTGCAATTCGTGAGTCGCGACGAACTGTCTTTCGACGGATTGCCCAACGAACGCACGTCGAGTGGCCAGTATACGATGCCACGCCAGTATACGATCGAAGCACGCTTGCCGGGTTGGAGTCCGATATCCGGACGGTCTCACAGACGTGGTTTAGGCACGACCGCCATGTATCGGTTGAGAACTTCGTCTGCTCACTCCCTCTGGCGTATTTCGTATTCGCCGCGCACGACCGCTATGTGGGGGCGACTCGCTACGAGATGGACACGCTCTTTCGCGTCTTCGTTCTGAAAGAATGCCACGGATGGGAGCACGAAACCGCACTAATTGAGTACCTTGAGCGTCGTCCAGCACTCTGCGACCAACTGGATCTGGAGACAGTACCGAACCAATCAACGCTGTGGCGCAGCTGGCACAACCGGTTCACTGCCGAGCTTCGCAGTACAGTCGAGACAGCTGCGCGGACCATCCTCATCAAAGCCCAGAACGCGGGTGTCACCGTTCCGCGCAAGCCAGAAAGACACCTTCCATCTCGAGGTGGCAAAGAGGACGAATCGGACCCAGACAATCGAACTGTCCTCGACGAAGCGGCACCGATCACGGACCACATCAGCCGCGTCGTATTCCCCGCGTTCTCACTGAATCGTGGCGACGGTTGTGAGATTCATGAGAACGCCTACTGGGACTTACAGACGTATCTCGGGCTTCGTGAGCGGCTGGCTGTCAATGAAGGCGCTCGCAGTTTCGTCTACGAGTCGATGCGTGAGCGGACACCGCTGGGGCACGTCCATCGCGAGCACATCCGTGACCTCTCAATCGAACAGACTCGCGAGATGTACCGACAGGCGGTAGATCGGTTGTTAGGAGAAGTCTCGGAGACAGAGCAGTTCTTCCGGGCCGGGATCATCGCGATCGACATCACCGAAGCGGATTCCTTCACCGGTGATCGAACGGGACACGAAGACGAAATTATAGGGACGAAGGAGAAGACCGATGAGTACGCTTACCAGTGGGCCACTGTCCAGCTGGTCGGCAACGCCATCCCGATCGTGTTGGATGCTCGCCCTGTTCGACGAGGTGAGTCACGCAAGGAGATCGTCGAGGACCTTCTCAACTCCGCCGAGGAATTGGTCCATGTCGATAACGTGCTGATGGATAGGGAGTTCGATAGCCAGCATGTTTTGGAAATGATTAGCCAGCGCGGACTCTCATACGTCGTGCCGAAACGAATGCAGACGAGCGAGAGAGCTCAGGCGAAGCGACTCCTCCAGCGGGATGATGATCGATACGAAGCGGACCGCAAACTCCATCTCGGGAATAACGAGTGGCACGAGACGACGCTGATCTACCGGCGCAAAGAGAACGCTGAGCACGATGATCACCGGCAGTACTCAGTGTTTATGTCGAATCATGGCGGGAGTTTCCTCACCGAGTATGCGTATCGCTGGGAGATCGAGAGTGGGTATCGGTCGATCAAGCGATTCATGGCGGCGACGACCTCGAAGGATTTCGGACTCCGGTTCTTCTATTTCGCGTTCGCGTGTCTGCTGTATTCGATCTGGCGGGCAGTCGATGCGCTGGTGCAGGTCGAATTGACCGGTGAGTACGAACATTCGCCACTCGTGACGGCGGACAATACGCTAACGCTGTTGAAGAAGGAGACTGGAATCGGATAG
- a CDS encoding DUF7437 domain-containing protein, with protein MAHSPPRSGRPPIQQLQTVVDLLETPALARLYAYILQHGPVTVSEIVDELDIPQGTTYDYVQNLETAGLVEKTRDQRPYKYDAESIALTLSTDGETQTITPALIAAVARREEDEDVDVYIERHGLDSLAVALEYAYEYVDGTVNHRIAARELDLSPLEAEIILQALEPVATEYADAAA; from the coding sequence ATGGCGCACTCGCCGCCCCGGTCAGGTCGACCACCTATTCAGCAGCTGCAGACGGTCGTCGACCTTCTCGAGACGCCGGCACTCGCTCGGCTGTACGCCTACATCTTGCAGCACGGCCCCGTCACCGTTTCCGAGATCGTCGACGAGCTCGATATCCCACAAGGGACCACCTACGACTACGTGCAGAACCTCGAAACAGCTGGCTTAGTGGAGAAAACCCGTGATCAGCGACCGTATAAATACGACGCCGAGTCGATTGCACTCACGCTCTCGACGGACGGCGAGACCCAAACGATCACGCCGGCCCTTATTGCAGCCGTCGCCCGCCGAGAGGAGGACGAGGACGTCGACGTCTACATCGAGCGTCATGGCCTCGACAGCCTTGCTGTCGCCCTCGAGTACGCCTACGAGTACGTCGACGGCACGGTCAACCATCGGATTGCGGCCCGGGAGCTTGACCTCTCACCGCTTGAGGCCGAGATCATCCTCCAGGCGCTGGAACCGGTTGCGACCGAGTACGCCGACGCGGCTGCATGA
- a CDS encoding DUF7342 family protein — translation MTEDTGLRNQQTTGEDRVRMVARQLSEPRTANWIASEAGWSHEPTKRVLERLVDDGILHRDESGTHTTYYPDYRRQAMQEAMRLRDSGHTVEELTDRLADMKTQIRDWEDEFGVESPNQLRGTLADESLDSDEEDRRREIAREWEHLQRRIQIVGFAIREWDFLAPTTEPAEANS, via the coding sequence ATGACAGAAGATACTGGACTACGGAATCAACAGACTACGGGCGAAGACCGCGTGCGGATGGTCGCCCGGCAGCTGTCGGAGCCGCGGACGGCCAACTGGATCGCCTCCGAAGCGGGCTGGTCACACGAACCAACCAAACGCGTCCTCGAACGCCTCGTCGACGATGGGATCCTCCATCGTGACGAAAGCGGCACTCACACGACGTATTACCCTGATTACCGCCGCCAAGCGATGCAGGAGGCGATGCGCCTCCGAGACAGCGGGCACACTGTCGAGGAGCTCACGGACCGTCTCGCCGATATGAAGACGCAGATTCGCGACTGGGAGGACGAATTCGGCGTCGAGTCACCGAACCAGCTTCGTGGAACGCTCGCCGACGAGTCCCTTGACTCCGACGAGGAAGACCGGCGCCGTGAGATCGCCCGCGAGTGGGAGCACCTTCAGCGGCGTATCCAGATCGTTGGCTTCGCCATCCGCGAATGGGACTTCCTCGCTCCGACGACAGAGCCTGCCGAGGCCAACAGCTAA
- a CDS encoding phage integrase SAM-like domain-containing protein, which yields MNQNTSSTRDGSTPLDDSFERYLQDKGKGRGGDGGNYRRNAARELERFAEWAAGDRGDDDWTGITTDDVDRKPTFEDLDERVFREYARHLAGDRGLKQNTVQTYYRYISAWCGWCVNEGYLEAHYAQRASAMAPLPEDDGRKPGDQQAWTSEQRHAFTRHVDERARDAVEAYTTLSEDTDPLDKQRARYAALKAARDRALVFVLAYTAVRVGELLRDPNDPRRRGVRWEDLSLDDGSMDVYRKKQQWDAASLPDPVISPLRSYRKLMDPPTDRWPVFSTFDQRTLATLVQDELADRGKHPDTIDDRRSEFARDLLLALDEDVRPPSITTDGARSILQRLSEAAEIDIDHPKHDYLAPHGGRRGMGEVLVRAFGYTVAARYLDNSEEMVRERYSHIEAGELGDVATEALSEIDDYLGTGASPG from the coding sequence ATGAATCAGAACACCTCATCGACACGCGATGGTTCGACACCGCTCGACGACAGCTTCGAGCGCTACCTGCAGGACAAGGGGAAAGGCCGGGGTGGCGATGGCGGGAACTACCGACGCAACGCGGCGCGCGAGCTCGAGCGGTTCGCCGAGTGGGCCGCCGGCGACCGCGGTGACGACGACTGGACCGGTATCACTACCGACGACGTCGACCGCAAACCCACCTTTGAGGACCTCGACGAACGCGTCTTCCGGGAGTACGCCCGGCACCTCGCCGGTGATCGCGGGCTCAAGCAGAATACCGTACAAACCTATTACCGCTATATCTCTGCGTGGTGTGGCTGGTGCGTCAACGAGGGTTACCTCGAGGCCCACTACGCTCAGCGGGCGAGTGCGATGGCTCCACTTCCCGAAGACGACGGCCGCAAGCCCGGCGACCAGCAGGCCTGGACGTCCGAGCAGCGCCACGCCTTCACCCGCCACGTCGACGAACGGGCCCGCGACGCCGTCGAGGCGTACACGACCCTCTCGGAGGATACTGACCCCCTCGACAAACAGCGAGCGCGCTACGCGGCGCTGAAGGCGGCTCGTGACCGGGCGCTGGTGTTCGTTCTCGCGTACACCGCCGTTCGGGTCGGGGAACTCCTTCGAGACCCAAACGATCCGCGCCGGCGCGGCGTCCGCTGGGAGGACCTCTCCCTCGACGACGGGAGTATGGACGTCTACCGGAAGAAACAGCAGTGGGACGCCGCCAGTCTCCCCGACCCGGTGATCTCGCCCCTGCGGAGCTACCGCAAGCTGATGGACCCGCCGACGGACCGCTGGCCGGTGTTTTCGACGTTCGACCAGCGGACGCTTGCGACGCTCGTACAGGACGAGCTGGCCGACCGAGGGAAACACCCGGATACAATCGACGATAGACGTAGCGAGTTCGCTCGTGACCTCTTATTGGCGCTCGATGAGGACGTGCGACCGCCGTCGATCACGACGGACGGCGCACGGTCGATTCTCCAGCGACTCTCAGAGGCCGCAGAGATCGACATCGACCATCCGAAACACGACTATCTCGCCCCTCACGGCGGTCGACGTGGGATGGGAGAGGTCCTCGTTCGGGCGTTCGGGTACACTGTCGCTGCCCGGTACTTGGACAACTC